The Citrifermentans bemidjiense Bem genome window below encodes:
- a CDS encoding DUF6448 family protein, whose product MKRTDIFKITLAGIAAIVAVTFGAPRNAAAHCDTLDGPVIQDAHKALEAKDITPVLKWVKAKDEKAVKAAFNKALAAKGANAETAHHKFFATLVKIHRAGEGAPFTGLKPAGEVEPAVAEADKALAGGSADALVKLVTDDVTAGINKRYERAAAAYKHKDESVAQGREFVEAYVEFTHYVEKLHMDATGKGAHGEHKEPAKEHGGHADHGADKH is encoded by the coding sequence ATGAAAAGGACAGATATATTTAAGATCACACTGGCAGGGATCGCCGCAATCGTGGCGGTTACCTTTGGAGCGCCACGTAATGCTGCAGCCCATTGCGACACGCTCGATGGCCCCGTAATCCAGGATGCACACAAGGCGTTGGAGGCGAAGGACATCACCCCTGTTCTCAAATGGGTGAAAGCGAAAGATGAAAAGGCGGTCAAAGCGGCATTCAACAAGGCACTTGCCGCGAAAGGAGCTAATGCTGAAACTGCCCACCATAAATTTTTCGCAACCCTGGTGAAGATTCATCGTGCCGGCGAAGGTGCTCCCTTCACGGGATTGAAACCAGCCGGAGAGGTGGAACCTGCGGTAGCCGAAGCAGACAAGGCCTTGGCCGGCGGTTCGGCTGATGCACTGGTAAAACTGGTTACCGACGATGTCACGGCGGGCATAAACAAGCGTTACGAGCGTGCCGCTGCCGCCTACAAGCACAAGGATGAAAGCGTTGCCCAGGGGCGTGAGTTCGTAGAGGCGTATGTGGAGTTCACGCACTACGTGGAAAAGCTTCACATGGATGCTACCGGTAAAGGTGCTCATGGCGAACATAAGGAACCGGCCAAGGAGCACGGCGGCCATGCAGATCACGGCGCCGACAAGCACTGA
- a CDS encoding MalY/PatB family protein, translating to MTKKFDFDEIIDRRGTSSEKWDKYRDRDIIPLWVADMDFRSPPAVIDALHERVSHGVFGYTAPSESLVEAVLQSLRDEFGWQVAKEWIVWLPGLVTGLNVSCRAVGAAGDDVITLTPVYPPFMSAPPLSGRNAIKVPLRCEEGRWGFSLEDLERAVTPATKLLLLCSPHNPVGRVWSREELTQLAQFAQRHDLVICSDEIHAGLVLEEGVRHIPLATLSPEISARTITLLAPSKTFNVPGLGCSFAVISDDTLRRAFKKAMGRIVPHVNLLGYTAAEAAYRHGEEWRQELIAYLRGNRDLVAREVARMPGLTVAPVEATYLSWIDLRQTGIEDPVTFFEEAGVGLSGGADFGLPCYVRLNFGCRRDLLVEALRRMRVALEARTGN from the coding sequence ATGACCAAAAAGTTCGACTTCGACGAGATCATCGACCGGCGCGGCACCTCCAGCGAAAAGTGGGACAAGTACCGCGACCGCGACATCATTCCCCTCTGGGTGGCGGACATGGATTTCCGCTCCCCCCCCGCCGTCATCGATGCGCTACACGAGCGGGTGAGCCACGGCGTCTTCGGCTACACCGCCCCTTCCGAGAGCCTCGTCGAGGCGGTGCTCCAGTCGCTTAGGGACGAGTTCGGCTGGCAGGTGGCGAAGGAGTGGATCGTCTGGCTTCCCGGTCTGGTGACCGGGCTCAATGTCTCCTGCCGGGCGGTAGGTGCGGCGGGTGACGACGTCATCACCCTCACCCCGGTCTATCCCCCCTTCATGTCCGCGCCCCCTTTGTCCGGGCGAAATGCCATAAAGGTGCCGCTTCGATGCGAAGAGGGGCGCTGGGGTTTCAGCCTTGAGGACCTGGAGCGCGCGGTAACCCCCGCCACGAAGCTACTTTTGCTTTGCAGCCCGCACAACCCGGTCGGGCGCGTCTGGAGCCGCGAGGAGCTGACGCAACTGGCGCAGTTCGCGCAAAGGCACGACCTGGTGATCTGCAGCGACGAGATCCATGCCGGCCTGGTGCTGGAAGAAGGGGTGCGGCATATCCCTCTTGCCACCCTCTCCCCCGAGATAAGCGCGCGCACCATCACGCTCCTTGCACCCAGCAAGACTTTCAACGTTCCGGGGCTCGGCTGTTCGTTCGCCGTCATCTCCGACGACACGCTGCGCCGCGCCTTCAAGAAAGCGATGGGAAGGATCGTCCCCCACGTGAACCTCCTGGGATACACGGCTGCCGAGGCCGCTTATCGGCACGGGGAAGAGTGGCGGCAGGAACTGATCGCCTACCTGCGCGGCAACCGCGACTTGGTCGCGCGGGAAGTGGCGCGGATGCCGGGGCTGACCGTGGCGCCGGTGGAGGCGACCTATCTTTCCTGGATCGACCTGCGCCAGACCGGGATCGAGGACCCGGTAACTTTCTTCGAGGAGGCGGGGGTGGGCCTTTCCGGTGGGGCAGACTTCGGGCTCCCTTGCTACGTGAGGCTCAATTTCGGCTGTCGCCGCGACCTCCTGGTCGAGGCGCTGCGGCGCATGCGGGTGGCGCTGGAGGCGCGTACGGGAAACTGA
- a CDS encoding RES family NAD+ phosphorylase produces MKVLFDKVRDFDDDVFRNIVSLRESQDLFDDLTVDEGATQYAIDAEAQVKSSLPSGVIERGFDYTTAIDYPFTNEPYLLSRYGNGSFGVWYGALDLETTLYETLYHTVREESKIEGISGILKRERAVYLVRTRAILIDLVGKENRYPELISDSYALTQQIAERVHKEHPGLLAPSARYSGTNLIAFTPKILSNPRVNCYLTYTYDYQKKSVVVERRPGEVILERSFA; encoded by the coding sequence GTGAAGGTTCTGTTCGATAAGGTCAGGGATTTTGACGATGATGTGTTCAGGAATATCGTCTCCCTGCGTGAATCGCAGGATCTATTTGACGACCTGACAGTTGATGAGGGAGCGACTCAATACGCGATCGACGCTGAGGCCCAGGTCAAGTCAAGCCTCCCCTCCGGGGTCATCGAAAGAGGATTCGACTACACCACTGCCATTGATTACCCATTCACCAATGAGCCATACCTTTTGTCCCGATATGGCAATGGATCCTTCGGGGTCTGGTACGGCGCCTTGGATCTCGAAACGACACTGTATGAAACGCTTTACCATACCGTGAGGGAAGAATCGAAGATAGAAGGTATCAGCGGTATTTTGAAGAGGGAAAGGGCCGTCTATCTGGTGAGGACACGTGCGATCCTCATTGACTTGGTGGGGAAGGAAAATAGATATCCGGAACTTATTTCCGACAGCTACGCTCTCACCCAGCAGATCGCCGAACGAGTTCACAAAGAGCACCCCGGCCTGCTGGCACCATCCGCCCGATACTCGGGCACCAACCTCATCGCCTTTACCCCAAAGATACTGAGCAATCCCAGAGTGAACTGCTACCTGACCTACACCTATGACTATCAGAAGAAAAGCGTTGTAGTTGAGCGACGACCTGGCGAGGTGATCCTCGAACGGTCATTTGCCTGA
- a CDS encoding MbcA/ParS/Xre antitoxin family protein has translation MPVSAIQQRNNDFRSPEGRSALAKMVIKLFGLWELTTADQLELLGLSAKSRSLLSRYAKGDALPEGRDTLDRVGWLLAIHKALRLLYPQNPEIRYSWVNRRNEAFGNLRPLDVMKEQGIIGLARVSRYLDYYRGL, from the coding sequence ATGCCAGTCAGCGCGATCCAACAAAGAAACAACGACTTTCGAAGCCCCGAGGGGCGTTCGGCTTTGGCGAAGATGGTGATTAAACTCTTCGGGCTTTGGGAGCTCACGACGGCCGATCAGCTTGAACTGCTCGGGTTGAGCGCAAAGAGCCGTTCCCTTCTGTCCCGGTACGCTAAAGGTGACGCTCTGCCGGAAGGACGCGATACTCTGGATCGCGTGGGGTGGCTCTTGGCGATTCATAAAGCACTCCGGCTCTTGTACCCCCAAAACCCGGAGATCCGTTACTCCTGGGTAAATCGCCGCAACGAAGCCTTTGGCAATCTGCGCCCACTGGATGTGATGAAGGAGCAGGGAATCATCGGCTTGGCCCGTGTCTCTCGCTACCTCGACTACTACAGGGGGCTTTAG